Proteins from a single region of Streptomyces canus:
- a CDS encoding DUF6009 family protein: MSALIAEDEIIHEVDFVWLEDIAALDYVRQSLDRLPTRRGRPAYHRDGRMVGYALLGSQAKPSRSSGTFRRRVFWLLPHDRDADPDGLYATGAPAEAVDPRTLAPGSKGRKTERSEGGPLSSVTRGRGLTLPM; encoded by the coding sequence ATGAGCGCCCTCATCGCAGAGGACGAGATCATCCACGAGGTCGACTTCGTCTGGCTTGAGGACATAGCCGCGCTCGACTATGTCCGTCAGAGCCTGGACCGGCTGCCGACGCGGCGCGGCAGGCCGGCCTACCACCGCGACGGCCGCATGGTCGGCTACGCGCTGCTCGGTTCGCAGGCCAAACCCTCCCGTTCGTCGGGCACCTTCCGTCGGCGGGTGTTCTGGCTGCTCCCGCACGACCGCGACGCCGACCCGGACGGGCTGTACGCCACCGGGGCGCCCGCGGAGGCCGTGGACCCGCGCACACTGGCGCCGGGCAGCAAGGGCCGCAAGACGGAGCGCTCGGAGGGCGGGCCGCTGTCGTCGGTGACGCGGGGGCGGGGTCTCACCCTGCCGATGTGA
- a CDS encoding SDR family oxidoreductase: MSALKGRTALVTGAGRGIGRAIARRLAADGALVAVHYGSDEASARETVDLITGAGGRAVRVHAPLGVSGDVRTLYERFDRGLEKLGAAPGLDILVNNAGFNLRGGVADVTPEDFDRLMAVHAKAPLFLVQQGLPRLREGGRIVNIGSAATRVAFPTSLAYSMAKSALDALTRTLAKELGPRQITVNSVAPGFVKTDLNKGRWSTPEAEAAHAALSVFGRMGRPGDVADIVAFLASDDSRWVTGQCIDASGGTAL, from the coding sequence ATGAGCGCACTGAAGGGCAGAACAGCGCTGGTCACGGGGGCCGGACGAGGCATCGGCCGGGCCATCGCCCGCCGGCTGGCCGCGGACGGGGCGCTCGTCGCCGTGCACTACGGCAGCGACGAGGCATCGGCCCGGGAAACCGTCGACCTGATCACCGGCGCGGGTGGCCGCGCCGTTCGCGTGCACGCCCCGCTCGGCGTGTCCGGCGACGTGCGGACGCTGTACGAGCGGTTCGACCGCGGTCTGGAGAAGCTGGGCGCGGCGCCGGGCCTGGACATCCTGGTCAACAACGCGGGGTTCAACCTCCGGGGCGGGGTGGCCGACGTGACGCCGGAGGACTTCGACCGGCTCATGGCCGTGCACGCCAAGGCACCTCTGTTCCTGGTGCAACAGGGCCTGCCACGGCTGCGGGAGGGCGGTCGGATCGTCAACATCGGCTCGGCCGCCACCCGGGTGGCCTTCCCGACCTCCCTCGCCTACTCCATGGCCAAGAGTGCGCTCGACGCCCTGACCCGCACGCTCGCCAAGGAGCTGGGGCCCCGGCAGATCACGGTGAACTCCGTGGCACCGGGCTTCGTCAAGACCGACCTGAACAAGGGGCGCTGGTCGACGCCCGAGGCGGAGGCCGCCCACGCCGCCCTCTCCGTGTTCGGCCGCATGGGGCGGCCCGGGGACGTCGCCGACATCGTGGCCTTCCTGGCCTCGGACGACTCCCGGTGGGTCACGGGCCAGTGCATCGACGCGTCGGGCGGCACGGCCCTGTGA
- a CDS encoding DUF6009 family protein, which produces MSSLLTEGDLTHEEDIVWLEDPEHLDYVRQALDKTRRRNTKPPYARDGRMVGYALLDGQAEPDPDSGLYKRRVFFLLPHDRDSLPGGLYREGAPGEAVDPRTIEVKKVGEKTPRSQSGPAAITGSRS; this is translated from the coding sequence ATGAGCTCGCTACTGACCGAGGGCGATCTCACCCACGAAGAAGACATCGTGTGGCTGGAAGACCCCGAACACCTCGACTACGTCCGCCAAGCCCTCGACAAGACCCGCCGCCGCAACACCAAACCCCCCTACGCGCGCGACGGCCGCATGGTCGGCTACGCCCTTCTCGACGGCCAGGCCGAACCCGACCCCGACAGCGGCCTGTACAAGCGCCGCGTCTTCTTCCTCCTCCCGCACGACCGCGACAGCCTGCCCGGCGGCCTGTACCGCGAAGGCGCCCCCGGCGAAGCCGTCGACCCACGTACCATCGAGGTGAAGAAGGTGGGCGAGAAGACCCCGCGCTCCCAGAGCGGCCCGGCGGCCATAACAGGCTCCCGCTCCTGA
- a CDS encoding ParB/RepB/Spo0J family partition protein, with the protein MNRDAYVAANPAREADLEADTTHVVIDGSSRLAAAREAQLTTIKIMVSDDQGTTSEELLESALVANIHRQDLEELDEARALQRLLAIHGSQTALAKRLQRSQGWVSQRLALLNLTPDLQARIGEEPVDLLRAVGNKPAAEQKAALEELKTKRARQEAEKRERSGRKQANKGAPPTADAPPVHYGVRDGPDGTAGSEQRDDHTAAEAAVPEPRGSQEPVEAEPAGERQLPKLPYDDPVHIAMHLKVKMNKPTFLELFRLLAAMAHELDSAQFEETLRRYTDGSMSKAS; encoded by the coding sequence ATGAACCGCGACGCCTACGTCGCAGCCAACCCCGCACGCGAAGCCGACCTTGAAGCCGACACCACCCACGTCGTCATCGACGGCAGCAGCCGTCTCGCCGCCGCCCGCGAAGCACAACTGACCACCATCAAGATCATGGTCAGCGACGATCAGGGCACTACATCCGAGGAACTCCTCGAGTCCGCCCTCGTCGCCAACATCCACCGACAGGATCTCGAAGAACTCGACGAAGCACGAGCGCTCCAACGGCTCCTGGCCATCCACGGCAGCCAGACCGCCCTGGCCAAGCGACTCCAGCGCTCCCAAGGCTGGGTGTCGCAACGCCTCGCCCTGCTCAATCTCACACCCGACCTCCAGGCCCGCATCGGTGAGGAACCCGTCGACCTGCTGCGCGCCGTCGGCAACAAACCGGCTGCGGAACAGAAGGCGGCCCTTGAAGAACTCAAGACGAAGCGAGCCCGCCAGGAAGCCGAGAAGCGGGAGCGCAGCGGCAGGAAGCAGGCGAACAAGGGTGCCCCTCCAACGGCGGACGCACCTCCCGTCCATTACGGCGTAAGAGACGGACCGGATGGTACGGCCGGCTCCGAGCAGCGCGACGATCACACAGCGGCTGAAGCGGCGGTCCCCGAACCGCGCGGCAGCCAGGAACCCGTCGAAGCCGAACCCGCGGGGGAGCGGCAGCTCCCGAAGCTGCCGTACGACGATCCGGTGCACATCGCCATGCACTTGAAGGTGAAGATGAACAAGCCGACCTTCCTGGAGCTCTTCCGCCTGCTCGCTGCTATGGCGCACGAGCTTGACTCGGCACAGTTCGAGGAGACCTTGCGTCGATACACCGACGGGTCGATGTCAAAAGCAAGCTGA
- a CDS encoding DNA primase family protein translates to MTSQDALFDPHRAAAQILRADPHGVAAQILRAQPRRSPWQGEGEQRDQRGKDGVTADGLLPDTLSDRGNAKLFVRLYADDYRYVPGLGWFRWDSTRWHSDENDTVLWAAGDLAESIATTDPRGVHSADALRQHRRRSLSTSGMNAMLLQAKSAPGMVLNAALLDADPYALCTPAGIVDLRTGLIRAAEPAKDFHSRSTTAVPEPVPTPRWDRFLTDTFGDGSEGAEMIHFLHLLLGYSITGDVGAQVMPFLFGSGKNGKSVLLDVLVRLLGDYADAAPPGFLMARPYEGHPTDLAELHGRRVLVCSEVKPGDRFDEARVKLLTGGDRIKARRMRQDFFSFTPTHKLWLLGNHRPEVGTGGFAFWRRMRIIPFERVVADSHKIDNLADILVTEEGPGILNWLITGAGRYLTGEKDLAGPERVRIATTAYAETEDHTGRFLSESCCLEPSLRTEQAQLYAAYKAWCQNEGVPAVSSRAFAARVRELVGLASPKGMILSNQRKYYPGIGLVSGEESA, encoded by the coding sequence ATGACGTCACAGGACGCGCTGTTCGACCCCCACCGGGCCGCCGCGCAGATTCTGCGGGCCGACCCCCACGGAGTCGCCGCGCAGATTCTGCGGGCCCAGCCACGCCGGAGCCCCTGGCAGGGTGAGGGCGAGCAGCGGGACCAGCGGGGGAAGGACGGCGTCACGGCCGACGGACTGCTCCCGGACACGCTCAGCGACCGCGGCAATGCCAAGCTGTTCGTCAGGCTCTATGCCGACGACTACCGGTACGTCCCCGGCCTAGGCTGGTTCCGGTGGGACAGCACGCGCTGGCACAGCGACGAGAACGACACCGTCCTGTGGGCCGCGGGCGACCTGGCGGAGTCCATCGCCACCACCGACCCGAGGGGCGTCCACAGCGCGGACGCGCTCCGGCAGCACCGGCGCCGGTCACTGAGCACCAGCGGGATGAACGCGATGCTCCTCCAGGCCAAGTCCGCGCCGGGCATGGTGCTCAATGCGGCGCTCCTGGACGCGGACCCCTATGCGCTGTGCACGCCCGCCGGCATCGTCGACCTGCGCACCGGTCTGATCCGCGCGGCCGAGCCGGCCAAGGACTTCCACTCCCGTTCCACCACCGCGGTCCCGGAGCCGGTGCCCACACCTCGTTGGGACCGGTTCCTCACCGACACCTTCGGTGACGGATCCGAGGGCGCGGAGATGATCCACTTCCTGCACCTGCTGCTGGGCTACTCCATCACCGGCGATGTCGGCGCGCAGGTCATGCCGTTCCTGTTCGGGTCCGGCAAGAACGGCAAGTCGGTGCTGCTGGACGTCCTGGTGAGGCTCCTCGGTGACTACGCCGACGCCGCGCCCCCCGGCTTCCTCATGGCCCGCCCGTACGAGGGGCACCCCACCGACCTCGCCGAACTGCACGGCCGCCGCGTCCTCGTGTGCAGCGAGGTCAAGCCCGGCGACCGCTTCGACGAGGCCCGTGTCAAGCTGCTCACCGGAGGCGACCGCATCAAGGCCCGCCGGATGCGGCAGGACTTCTTCAGCTTCACGCCGACGCACAAGCTGTGGCTGCTGGGCAACCACCGGCCCGAGGTGGGCACCGGCGGCTTCGCGTTCTGGCGCCGGATGCGGATCATCCCGTTCGAGCGCGTCGTCGCGGACAGCCACAAGATCGACAACCTGGCGGACATCCTCGTCACCGAGGAGGGGCCGGGCATCCTCAACTGGCTCATCACGGGCGCGGGCCGCTACCTGACCGGGGAGAAGGACCTCGCCGGGCCGGAGCGGGTGCGCATCGCCACGACCGCTTACGCGGAGACCGAGGACCACACCGGGCGATTCCTGAGCGAATCCTGCTGCCTCGAACCGTCCTTGAGGACGGAACAGGCCCAGCTCTACGCGGCCTACAAGGCATGGTGTCAGAATGAGGGAGTACCGGCCGTCTCGTCGCGGGCTTTCGCGGCGCGGGTACGGGAGCTGGTGGGACTGGCGTCCCCGAAGGGGATGATCCTGTCCAACCAGCGGAAGTACTACCCGGGCATCGGACTGGTTTCCGGCGAGGAGTCAGCATGA
- a CDS encoding DNA primase family protein translates to MSSAETPRFDATAAAQQMLDLEQAEHQQPALPAQAHTSPLATPSRALPAPLPGTLTDRGNAKLFVKLYRDQFRHVEGLGWFSWDGYRWKRTGGEKAALWAAGEMAEDMPDTDPRGLFSDRELHHHKKRTLSTTGMKALLTQAKASPDLSVDPDTLDGDPYALCTPVGVVDLNTGLLRKPDPTRDFHSRATSVAPQQTETPRWHRFLHDTFGDDAEGQEMIDFLHLLLGYSITGDVGAQVLPFLHGHGKNGKSVLLDVMIQILGDYADAAPPGFLMDRGAFSEHSTELTELHGRRLIVCSELKPNDKFDEARVKLLTGGEKIKARRMRQDYFSFSPTHHLWLLGNHRPEVSNGGFAFWRRIRLLPFERTVPDHRKIDNLALELVRDEGPGILQWLIEGARRYLTTRDNLEGPDRVRIATSAYANTEDHIGRFLTECCTRDIDAQPDLRVEQGLLYTAYASWCSTGEGIRPAGTRAFATRVRQEVGLASPTDMIKSNGRKYYPGLALLDTPS, encoded by the coding sequence ATGAGCAGCGCCGAGACGCCGCGCTTCGACGCCACCGCCGCTGCCCAGCAGATGCTGGACCTTGAACAGGCAGAGCATCAGCAGCCAGCCCTGCCCGCCCAGGCCCACACCTCCCCGCTCGCCACACCGTCCCGGGCGCTGCCGGCCCCGCTGCCCGGAACACTTACCGACCGCGGCAACGCCAAGCTGTTCGTCAAGCTCTACCGCGACCAATTCCGCCACGTCGAAGGTTTGGGCTGGTTCTCCTGGGACGGCTACCGCTGGAAGCGCACCGGCGGCGAGAAGGCCGCCCTGTGGGCCGCCGGCGAGATGGCCGAGGACATGCCCGACACCGACCCCCGCGGCCTGTTCAGCGACCGCGAACTCCACCACCACAAGAAGCGCACCCTGTCGACCACTGGCATGAAGGCCCTCCTCACCCAGGCCAAGGCCTCTCCCGACCTGTCCGTCGACCCCGACACCCTCGACGGCGACCCCTACGCCCTGTGCACCCCAGTCGGCGTCGTTGACCTGAACACCGGACTGCTGCGCAAGCCCGACCCCACCCGCGACTTCCACTCCCGCGCCACCAGCGTCGCCCCCCAGCAGACCGAAACCCCGCGCTGGCACCGCTTCCTGCATGACACCTTCGGCGACGACGCCGAAGGCCAGGAAATGATCGACTTCCTGCACCTGCTGCTCGGCTACTCCATCACCGGAGACGTCGGCGCCCAGGTCCTGCCCTTCCTCCACGGCCACGGCAAGAACGGCAAGAGCGTCCTGCTGGACGTCATGATCCAGATCCTGGGGGACTACGCCGACGCCGCCCCGCCCGGCTTCCTCATGGACCGCGGCGCCTTCTCCGAGCACTCCACGGAACTCACCGAACTCCACGGCCGCCGACTGATCGTCTGCAGCGAGCTCAAGCCCAACGACAAGTTCGACGAAGCGAGAGTCAAACTCCTGACCGGCGGAGAGAAGATCAAAGCCCGCAGGATGCGCCAGGACTACTTCTCCTTCAGCCCCACCCACCACCTGTGGCTGCTGGGCAACCACCGCCCCGAAGTGAGCAACGGAGGCTTCGCGTTCTGGCGCCGCATCCGCCTACTGCCCTTCGAGCGGACCGTCCCCGACCACCGCAAGATCGACAACCTGGCGCTCGAACTCGTCCGCGACGAAGGCCCCGGCATCCTGCAATGGCTCATCGAGGGCGCCCGCCGCTACCTCACCACCCGCGACAACCTCGAAGGCCCCGACCGCGTCCGCATCGCCACCAGCGCATACGCGAACACCGAAGACCACATCGGCCGCTTCCTCACCGAATGCTGCACCCGCGACATCGACGCCCAGCCCGACCTGCGCGTCGAACAGGGCCTGCTGTACACCGCCTACGCCTCCTGGTGCAGCACCGGCGAAGGCATCCGCCCCGCCGGCACCCGCGCTTTCGCCACCCGCGTCAGGCAGGAAGTAGGCCTCGCCTCACCCACCGACATGATCAAATCCAACGGCCGCAAGTACTACCCCGGCCTCGCCCTGCTGGACACCCCGTCATGA
- a CDS encoding maleylpyruvate isomerase family mycothiol-dependent enzyme — protein sequence MAEPHVSETRKALERAIHVERLALAQDLAELSEEQWAKASLCERWTVEEVVAHLTAGASTRMWRWLLSMLAARFDPDLHNDRRLAKHRGATPEETLRRFREVVAGPAGPTGHTAAWLGEIVVHSEDIRRPLGLVRTPPVATTTAVARFFASRDFTVASNTAIAGLRVEATDGPFTTGSGDLLRGPTLSLVMGMAGRAAACEDLEGDGAAVLRARLRSG from the coding sequence ATGGCTGAACCACACGTTTCGGAAACTCGGAAAGCTCTGGAACGGGCGATCCACGTCGAGCGGTTGGCGCTCGCTCAAGACCTCGCCGAGCTCAGCGAGGAACAATGGGCGAAAGCATCACTGTGTGAACGCTGGACCGTGGAGGAGGTCGTAGCCCATCTGACGGCAGGTGCCAGCACGAGGATGTGGCGCTGGCTGCTGAGCATGCTGGCCGCGCGGTTCGACCCCGATCTGCACAACGACCGACGGCTCGCAAAGCACCGTGGTGCCACACCTGAAGAGACCTTGCGGCGATTTCGCGAAGTTGTCGCCGGGCCCGCCGGGCCGACAGGACATACTGCGGCCTGGCTGGGCGAAATAGTCGTCCACAGCGAGGACATCCGCCGGCCGTTGGGTCTTGTGCGGACACCCCCGGTGGCCACGACGACCGCCGTGGCCCGGTTCTTCGCCAGCCGCGATTTCACCGTCGCAAGCAACACTGCAATCGCGGGCTTGCGGGTCGAGGCCACAGACGGACCGTTCACCACCGGCTCGGGGGACCTGCTCCGGGGGCCGACCCTCTCGCTGGTAATGGGGATGGCAGGCCGCGCAGCGGCCTGCGAGGACCTTGAGGGGGACGGTGCGGCAGTCCTGCGTGCCCGACTGCGCTCAGGTTAA
- a CDS encoding DUF6183 family protein, translating to MAGGEGGGTPHSPVARTRTVCRHRHHSTESHLTFGLADQRRQPQTLVRLLDRERDGDARRTPAERLALSTCQPEDVWQMLFAEASTGGAYNNGEYGAYGRLAAWRSLAALYSHAVPRPTDRYRYPRP from the coding sequence ATGGCAGGCGGTGAAGGCGGGGGAACCCCTCACAGTCCTGTCGCTAGAACCCGAACTGTATGCAGACACCGGCATCACTCCACTGAATCCCACCTGACCTTCGGCCTGGCGGATCAGCGGCGCCAGCCGCAGACGCTTGTCAGGCTGCTGGACAGGGAACGCGACGGCGACGCACGGCGAACCCCGGCGGAGCGCCTTGCGCTCTCCACCTGTCAGCCGGAAGACGTCTGGCAGATGCTTTTCGCCGAGGCATCGACCGGCGGCGCGTACAACAACGGCGAGTACGGCGCTTACGGTCGACTGGCCGCCTGGCGTTCCCTCGCCGCCTTGTACAGCCACGCAGTACCCCGCCCCACCGACCGCTACCGGTATCCCCGACCCTGA
- a CDS encoding bifunctional DNA primase/polymerase: protein MHPLAPGRKIPAGNCAACRRPGHVRRDCACLTAGRLCHGFHAATVDVARIERWWGDRPRPGVGGACGPAGLVILDIDAHARWLPHRDRLLPGVGIAADVDLTGPADGFHTLGVLAALRGFPSPADDDTTLRVRTPSGGLHVWYRCRSGQRWQCSTGSGARAPARQVDVRAHAGYIVPPGTVAGAGAYEPVGSVREPAPLPARLGRELERTGHLQGTGTAGPRPVPPRARQAVSAARGGAGRVLTAVLAEVAACAAVAEGAAFSEKLNRAAYTAGGLVAAGQLDAGEAERVLRETAEYARPGQRRRCAAVIRCGLAAGGRRPLFPGGHA, encoded by the coding sequence GTGCACCCGCTCGCCCCGGGACGCAAGATTCCCGCAGGCAATTGCGCGGCGTGCCGCAGGCCCGGGCACGTCCGCCGGGACTGCGCGTGTCTGACCGCCGGTCGCTTGTGTCACGGGTTCCACGCGGCCACCGTGGACGTGGCGCGCATTGAGCGATGGTGGGGTGACCGGCCGCGTCCGGGCGTCGGTGGCGCCTGCGGTCCCGCGGGCCTGGTGATCCTCGACATCGACGCGCACGCGCGCTGGCTTCCCCACCGGGACCGTCTGTTGCCGGGCGTCGGGATCGCCGCCGACGTCGACCTGACCGGGCCGGCCGACGGGTTCCACACGCTGGGGGTGCTGGCCGCGCTGCGCGGCTTCCCCAGCCCCGCGGACGACGACACGACGCTGCGGGTGCGGACTCCCTCGGGAGGCCTGCACGTGTGGTACCGGTGCCGTTCCGGGCAGCGCTGGCAGTGTTCCACCGGCTCCGGGGCCCGGGCCCCGGCCCGGCAGGTCGACGTACGGGCGCACGCCGGGTACATCGTGCCCCCCGGCACGGTGGCCGGGGCGGGGGCGTACGAACCGGTGGGCTCCGTGCGTGAGCCGGCGCCGCTGCCTGCCCGGCTCGGCCGGGAGCTGGAGCGGACCGGGCATCTGCAGGGGACGGGGACGGCCGGGCCCCGCCCGGTGCCGCCGCGGGCCCGGCAGGCGGTGTCGGCGGCGCGCGGCGGGGCCGGCCGCGTTCTGACCGCGGTGCTCGCGGAGGTGGCCGCCTGCGCGGCCGTGGCGGAGGGCGCGGCGTTCTCCGAGAAGCTCAACCGTGCCGCGTACACGGCGGGTGGGCTCGTTGCAGCCGGGCAGCTGGACGCGGGTGAGGCCGAGCGGGTGCTGCGGGAGACGGCCGAGTACGCCCGCCCGGGTCAGCGGCGGCGCTGTGCGGCCGTCATCCGCTGCGGTCTGGCCGCCGGCGGGCGACGCCCTCTGTTTCCGGGAGGCCACGCATGA
- a CDS encoding bifunctional DNA primase/polymerase produces the protein MARWCAEQGWPVHPLATGRKTPVANCPACKDKHHSPAGCVCIPAGRPCHGFHAATTNTTRIDAWWSDHPSWGVGVACGGADLIVIDIDAHSAPVPDRSRLLPGIAIHDSVNLHGLASGFDTLALLAALRGQPTPAEDDSTLRVRTPSGGLHVWYRNLHPAIRFRCSTGSSTKTALAWQVDVRADGGYIVAPTTRTTHGTYQREGPSHLPAPLPGWLGEELVRTGHTIRQPAPSSRPAIPRSRRPRTPVRAHRVLDPLLLEVAECAATPEGAAFTEKLNKAAYTAGGLAAAGHLDEHAARALLREAAETARPWQSARNERIIEDALAAGSARPLHLEGRS, from the coding sequence GTGGCCCGCTGGTGTGCCGAACAAGGATGGCCGGTCCACCCCCTTGCCACCGGACGCAAGACACCCGTCGCCAACTGCCCGGCCTGCAAGGACAAGCACCACTCTCCCGCGGGATGCGTATGTATCCCAGCCGGCCGCCCATGCCACGGATTCCACGCCGCAACGACCAACACGACACGGATCGACGCCTGGTGGTCCGATCACCCTTCCTGGGGCGTCGGCGTTGCCTGTGGCGGAGCCGACCTGATCGTCATCGACATCGACGCGCACTCCGCTCCGGTCCCGGACCGCAGCAGGCTCCTGCCCGGCATCGCCATCCACGACTCCGTGAACCTGCACGGCCTGGCCTCCGGCTTCGACACCCTGGCCCTCCTGGCAGCACTGCGCGGCCAGCCCACCCCGGCGGAGGACGACAGCACGCTGCGCGTGCGTACCCCCTCCGGCGGTCTGCACGTGTGGTACCGAAACCTCCACCCCGCCATCCGCTTCCGCTGCTCGACCGGGTCCAGCACGAAGACCGCGCTGGCCTGGCAGGTCGATGTCCGGGCCGACGGCGGCTACATCGTCGCCCCCACCACCCGCACCACACACGGCACCTACCAGCGGGAAGGACCGTCCCACCTGCCTGCGCCGCTGCCCGGATGGCTCGGCGAGGAACTCGTACGGACCGGACACACGATCCGACAGCCGGCGCCCTCCTCCCGGCCCGCGATCCCGCGCAGCCGCCGGCCCCGGACCCCGGTGCGCGCGCACCGCGTCCTGGACCCCCTGCTGCTGGAGGTCGCCGAGTGCGCGGCAACGCCCGAGGGCGCCGCCTTTACCGAGAAGCTCAACAAAGCCGCCTACACGGCCGGGGGACTGGCGGCCGCCGGACACCTCGACGAACACGCCGCGCGCGCCCTGCTGCGCGAGGCCGCCGAGACCGCACGTCCCTGGCAGAGTGCCCGCAACGAACGCATCATCGAAGACGCCCTCGCTGCCGGGTCCGCCCGCCCGCTCCACCTCGAAGGACGTTCATGA